The proteins below come from a single Dehalococcoidales bacterium genomic window:
- a CDS encoding alpha-ketoacid dehydrogenase subunit beta, whose protein sequence is MKQTVFMMALNEALNEEMERDEKVFIIGEDVQSGVFGASRGLIEKYGPERVMDTPLSETAVAGAALGAATAGYRPVADFMFADFMFVAANEIVNNIANWHFIHGGKVNLPVVLFASIGGYVRLGPEHSQCPESFIMHKPGLKLVVPSDPYSAKGLLKTAIRDDNPVVFFYHKRLLGLQGEIPEEEYTIPFGVADIKRKGTDVTVVATSYMVQLALQVAEEMKDKVSIEVVDPRTLEPLDIDTIAASARKTGRVVIVDEDTRRCGVGAEIGMQIMENAFDSLDAPIQRVAAANLPIPGAYMEQYVLPQPKDIVAAIEAVIA, encoded by the coding sequence ATGAAACAGACTGTATTTATGATGGCACTGAATGAAGCCCTCAACGAGGAAATGGAACGAGACGAGAAGGTCTTCATCATTGGCGAAGATGTTCAATCCGGGGTCTTCGGGGCAAGCCGGGGGCTGATAGAAAAGTATGGTCCTGAGCGTGTCATGGACACTCCGTTGAGTGAGACGGCAGTTGCCGGGGCCGCTCTTGGCGCGGCAACTGCCGGCTATCGTCCGGTTGCCGACTTTATGTTTGCTGACTTCATGTTCGTTGCGGCCAATGAAATCGTGAACAATATAGCCAACTGGCACTTTATCCATGGCGGCAAAGTCAACCTGCCCGTAGTGCTGTTTGCCAGCATCGGGGGGTATGTCCGGCTTGGTCCGGAGCATTCGCAATGCCCCGAGTCCTTTATAATGCACAAACCGGGGCTAAAGCTGGTTGTGCCCTCGGACCCGTACTCTGCCAAGGGACTGCTCAAGACGGCCATCAGGGACGATAATCCGGTGGTCTTCTTCTATCACAAGCGGCTGCTCGGTCTCCAGGGCGAGATACCGGAAGAGGAGTACACGATACCGTTCGGGGTGGCCGATATCAAGCGTAAGGGCACGGATGTAACCGTGGTGGCGACCTCATACATGGTGCAGCTAGCCCTCCAGGTGGCTGAAGAGATGAAGGACAAGGTCAGTATCGAGGTGGTAGACCCGAGGACACTGGAGCCTCTGGATATCGATACGATTGCTGCATCGGCAAGGAAGACGGGGCGTGTCGTCATTGTTGACGAGGACACGAGGCGATGCGGGGTTGGTGCAGAGATTGGCATGCAAATCATGGAGAACGCCTTCGATTCCCTGGATGCTCCTATCCAGAGGGTTGCTGCGGCCAACTTGCCGATTCCCGGGGCCTACATGGAACAGTACGTGCTGCCTCAACCCAAAGACATCGTTGCTGCAATAGAAGCGGTCATAGCCTGA
- a CDS encoding thiamine pyrophosphate-dependent dehydrogenase E1 component subunit alpha, which yields MALEKEQLIQMYTNLVRARKMDELVVKSLMEGKVVGFFHSGQGSEAVGVGACSFLRDDDFVYPHHRGHGIAYMLAKGASLKEYLAEHYGKANGMAGGIAGFHGVDIKHGIFGSAGTIGSQFPVSVGWGLACKKNGRGQVTLCCFGDGSSNRGTLHEAMNVAAVWKLPVVWLCENNLYAQFMPLKDAYAREDIADLAAGYNMPGVVVDGQDVIAVHEAVQAAVERARAGEGPSLIECKTYRYRSHSEGSNDISHVDPRPAEEIEAWKKRDPIKLFREKLLEQNILTAAENERIEKEADEWVADADKFATEGKVPGPEALENALYVE from the coding sequence ATGGCACTGGAAAAGGAACAACTGATACAGATGTACACCAACCTGGTGCGCGCCCGCAAAATGGATGAACTCGTGGTCAAGAGTCTCATGGAAGGCAAAGTGGTCGGATTCTTCCACAGCGGGCAGGGCTCGGAGGCGGTCGGGGTAGGCGCCTGCAGTTTTCTGAGGGATGATGACTTCGTCTACCCTCACCATCGCGGGCACGGTATTGCCTACATGCTGGCAAAAGGTGCTTCCCTGAAGGAATACCTCGCTGAGCACTACGGAAAGGCCAACGGTATGGCCGGGGGCATCGCTGGCTTCCACGGCGTTGACATTAAGCATGGTATTTTCGGAAGTGCCGGTACTATCGGTTCTCAGTTCCCGGTATCTGTTGGCTGGGGACTGGCCTGCAAGAAGAACGGCCGGGGTCAGGTCACACTATGCTGCTTTGGTGACGGCAGTTCCAACCGGGGGACGCTCCACGAAGCGATGAACGTGGCTGCGGTATGGAAGCTACCCGTTGTCTGGCTCTGTGAAAACAATCTCTACGCCCAGTTTATGCCCCTTAAAGATGCCTATGCCCGGGAGGATATTGCAGACCTGGCCGCTGGCTACAACATGCCCGGGGTGGTCGTTGACGGGCAGGATGTTATTGCCGTCCACGAGGCAGTACAGGCCGCAGTGGAAAGAGCCAGAGCGGGAGAAGGTCCTTCACTGATTGAGTGCAAGACCTATCGTTACCGGAGTCACTCAGAGGGGTCAAACGATATTTCCCACGTTGACCCGCGACCCGCGGAGGAGATTGAGGCCTGGAAGAAGCGGGACCCGATAAAGCTCTTCCGTGAGAAGCTATTGGAGCAGAATATTCTCACGGCGGCTGAAAATGAGCGAATAGAGAAAGAGGCTGACGAATGGGTGGCGGACGCTGATAAGTTCGCTACGGAAGGCAAGGTACCAGGCCCTGAAGCACTCGAGAATGCCCTGTATGTAGAGTAA